Part of the Crossiella cryophila genome, TCAGCACCTCGGGGTCCAGCGCCAGCGACATCGCGATCATCGCGCGCTGCCGCATACCGCCGGAGAACTCGTGCGGGTACTGCTTGACCCGGCCCTGGGGGTTGGGGATCTTGACCAGGTCCAGCAGCTCGATCGCGCGCTTGCGGGCGTCCTTCTTGCTCATCCCGTTGCGGACCCGGAGCTGCTCCTCGATCTGGAACCCGACGGTGAAGACCGGGTTCAGCGCGGAGAGCGCGTCCTGGAAGATCATCGCGATCCCGCTGCCCCTGACCTCGCGACGGCGTTCGTCGCTGGCCGTGAGCAGGTCCTCGCCGTGGAAGCGGATGGACCCCTGGGAGATGTGACCCGGCGGGATGTCCAGGATGCCCATGATGGTCTGGGCGGTGACGGACTTGCCGGACCCGGACTCGCCGAGCACGGCGAGGGTCTCACCGGCGTCGAGCTGATAGCTGACGCCGTTGAGGACCTTGGCCACGCCGTCCCTGGTGCGGAACTCCACGTGCAGGTCCTCGACCACCAGCAGGGGTTCGCCGTCGGCTGTGCTGCCGGCGGTCGGGTCCACAGTGGACTCGTTCTGCGACACTGTGAACTGCCTCCTAACGAAGCTTGGGGTCGAGTGCTTCCCGGACCGCGTCGCCCAGCATCACGAAGGCGAGCACGGTGATCACCAGGAAACCGGCGGGGAAGTACAGCAGGTGCGGCGCGATCCGGATGTAGTCGCGCGCGTCGGCGATCATCACGCCCCAGGACACCGCCGGTGCCCGCAGGCCCAGACCCAGGAACGACAGCGTCGCCTCGGCGCCGATGAACGCGCCCAGCGCGATGGTGCCGTAGACCAGCACGGGCGCCAGGCAGTTCGGCAGCAGGTGCTTGACGATGATCCGGCTGTTGCTGGCGCCCAGGGCGCGCGCGGCCTTCACGAAGTCCTGCTGCTTCACCGTGATCGCGGCCGATCTCATGATCCGCATGGCCACCGGCCAGGACAGCAGCGCGATGGAGAGCACCACCAGGCTGACGATGGTGAACGCGCCGGGTGAGCCACCGCCGGAGAGGAAGGCGGAGAGGATCACGATCGCGCCGAGCACGAACGGCAGACCGAAGAAGACATCGGCCACCCTGGACAGGATCGCGTCCACCCAGCCGCCGAAGAAGCCGCTGAGCAGGCCCATGATCCCGCCGATGAGCACGGTGACCAGGGTGGACATCACGCCGACCAGGATCGACCAGCGGGTGCCGTAGACGACTCTGGCGAAGATGTCCTTGCCCTGCGTGTCATAGCCGAACCAGGCCTGTGCCGAGGGCGCGAGCCGGGATCGCTGCAGGTCGCCCGCGTCCGGGTCCACCGAGGTGAACAGCCAGGGGAAGGCGGCCACGATGATCAGGAAGAGGATCACGGTGGCGGACATGATGAACAGCGGCCTGCGGCGCAGGTCGCCCCACGCGTCAGACCAAAGACTGCGGGGTTTGTCCTGTGTGGTGGAAGCGTGCTCGGCGTCCGACACCATCTGGTGCGCTTCGATGGTGGAGCCGGCGGCGGCAGCAGACGGGTCAGTCATAACGGATCCTCGGGTCCAGCACGGCGTAGAGCAGGTCGACGAACAGGTTGACGATCAGGAAGACGATCACCAGGAGCACGACCACACCGGTGACGGTGATGCCCTCCTTCTGGAGAATCGACTCGTAGACCAGACCGCCGATCCCTCGGATGCCGAAGATGCCCTCGGTGACGATGGCGCCGCCCATCAGCGAACCCAGGTCGGTGCCGAGGAAGGTGATCACCGGGATCACCGAGTTGCGGAGCAGGTGCACCCCGACCACCCGGCTCTGCGGCAGGCCCTTGGCCACCGCGGTGCGGACGTAGTCGGCGCGCTTGTTCTCCGCGATCGAGGTGCGGGTGAGTCTCGTGACATAGGCCATCGACAGGCTGCCGAGCACGAAGCCCGGCACCAGTAGCTCGGCGAAGGTCGGATCCTCCGACACCACGGTCGGGATTATCTCCAGCTGGAAGCCCAGCACCTGCTGCAGCACGAAGCCGGTGACGAAGGTGGGCAGGGAGATCAGGAACAGGGTGGAGACCAGGACCAGGTTGTCCAGGAAGCCACGGCCGCGCAGACCGGTCAGCACACCGGCGATGACGCCGATGACGGCTTCGATCAGCACCGCGACCAGCGCGAGCTTGACCGAGACCGGGTACCGCAGCGAGATCAGCTCACCGACCGAGGTGCCGTTGAAGGTCTCCCCGAAGTCGCCTTGGAGCAGGCCACCCAGGTACTTGATGTACTGGATGAAGATGTTGTCGTTGAGGTTGAACTTCTCCGTCATCACCGCGACGAACGCGTCTGGGCACCGACGCTCTCCGCACATGCTGGCGAATGGATCACCCGGGAGTGTCCAGACCAGCACGTAGATCAGGAACGTGGTGCCGAGGAAGACGGGAATGAGTTGTAGCAGGCGCCGAATGACATAGCGGCCCATGGAAGCGAACTCCTTCTACCGCGACAGGGGCTGGCCCACGACGTTGTGGGCCAGCCCCTCGTTGCTAATGATCAGGCAACCTCGACCGTGGACAGGTCGAGTTCGCGGTACGCGCTCATGGTCGCGTTCTTCAGGCGGTTCGACCAGCCGGCCTGGCTGGGAGTGCTCCACAGCGGGATGGCTGGCATGTCGTTCGCGATCAGCTTCTCGGCCTCGTGGTAGAGCTTGTAGCTCTCCGCCTCGGTGCCGGCGCGGTCCGCCTCGGCCAGCTTCGCGTCAACGGCCGGGCTGGAGTAGCCACCGTCGTTGGAGGAGCCACCGGTGCGGTACAGCGGGTTGAGGAAGTTCTCCACCGACGGGTAGTCGGCGAGCCAGCCACCGCGGTAGACCTGGGTCATCTCGTGCGCGTTGATCTTCTTCCGGATCTCACCGAAGGTGGCGACCGGGGCGAAGGTGCACTCCAGGCTCAGGGCTGCCTTGATCTGGCCACAGGCGGCCTCGATCCATTCCTTGTGCCCGCCGTCGGCGTTGGAGGTGATCTCCAGCTTGCCGGTGAAGCCGCTCTTGTCGAAGAGCCGCTTGGCCTCGGTCGGGTTGTGCTGGCACAGCTCGCCGCAGCCGCCGGGGCTCCAGCCGGTCACACCGTCGACCGCGTAGCCGTCGGTGGGCTTACGCGAGCCCTCGAAGATCTTCTCGGTGATCTCCTTGCGGTTGATCGCCATGGAGATCGCCTTGCGGAAGTCCGCGTTCTGGTACTTCTTGTCGTACACCGGGAAGTTCAGGATCTGCACGGACAGGCCCTGGAAGGACTGCGAGCGACCCTTGAGGTCGGTCTTCCAGAGGTTGCCGGCCAGGCCCGACGGCGGGATGGTGTCGAGGAAGTCGAGCTGGTTCCCCTTCACCGCGGCGTAGGCGGCCTCGGTGCCGGTGTAGATGGCGACCTTGACCTTCTTGATCTTCGGCTTGTCGTCGCCCTTGTACTCCTCGTAACGCTCAAGCTTGATGTCCTGCTTGGGCGTGCGGGAGACGAACTTGAACGGGCCGTTGCCGATCGGCTTGGCCTCGAAGGCCTTCGCGTCCTTGAAGAAGGCGTCGGGCAGCGGCATGTAGGCCGAGTAGCCGAGCTTGACCTTGAAGATCACGTGCGGCTCGGTGAAGTCCACCGTGATGGTGTAGTCGTCGACGGCCTTGAGGCCGGACATCTCCTTGGCCTTGGGCTCAGGAGCCTTCTGCGGACCGTTGGCGCCGTCCGGGTCGACGGTGTTGACGTCGCGGAAGCCCTTGATCTGCTCGAAGAAGCTGGCCGACTGCTGCCCGTTGGGCGAGTAGGCGGTGTAGTTCCAGGCGTCGACGAAGTTCTTCGCCTTGACGTCGGTGCCGTCGTGGAACTTCCAGCCCTGCTTGAGCTTGATCGTGTACTGGTCGGGCTTGGTCAGCTCGATCGACTCGGCCATGGCGTTCTTGACCTCGAACGAGTTCGAGTACTTCACCAGACCGGTGAAGATCGCCTGCACCACCTTGCCGCCACCGGTCTCGGTGGTGTTGCCGGGCACCAAGGGGTTCTCCGGCTCAGTGCCGAAGATGCTCACCTCGGTGTTCTCGTTGCCGCCCGACTGGCTGCCGCCACCGCCGCCACAGGCCGTCAAGACCAGCGAAGCCGCGATCGGCAGCGCGATCAAGGACAGCGCGCGTCCCTTCCGCATGTACGTCCTCCCACCTACACGGCGCGTCTCACGATGAAGTTCGTGAGCGCCACCCAAACGGCCACGGGAACCCTTCCCGAACCGTGAGAGGGACCGTAATCGGCTCAACCCAACGAACTACACCGGGGTACGGTCACAAAGCGGTCACGATCGTCAATTTTGTCAACTGAATAACAAGTTACAACTACGCAACGTGACCGGATTCTTCACGGAAAGATGTCCGTCAATCGATTGACGGAGTGTCCTTCAAACGGTCGACAACGCGATGCCGTCGAGAATGTCGTGCTCACTGACGACCAGCTCGGTGATTCCAGCCCGTTCGCGCAGTTCTTCGGCGATCTTGGCCACCACTAACGCACCGCCACCGATGACGTCGACCCGGCCCGGGTGCATGACCGGCAGGGCGGCCCGATCGGCGCGCGAAAGGGTGAGCAGGAGTTCGATCGTCTCGTGCAGCTCGCCCATCTGGAGTCTTGACAGGTGGATGGCCTCGGAGTCGTAGCTCGGCAGGCCCTTGGCGATGCCGGAGATGGTGGTCATCGTGCCCGCCAGGCCGATCCAGGTGCGGGCCTTGCTGACGTCCACCGCGGCGAATGCCTCGGCCAGTCCCTCGGCGATGACCCGCTCGGCCTCGGCGCGCTGGGCCGGGGTGGGCGGGTCGTCCGGCAGGCAGCGTTCGGTCAGTCGAACGCAGCCGATGTCCACCGACCTGGCCGCGGTGACCGTGGCCCGCACACCGTCCCAGTCACCCAGCACGACCTCGGTGGACCCGCCACCCAGGTCGACGACCACGAAGGGCCCCTCTTCGGGCTCCAGATCGCCCACAGCGCCGGTGAAGGAGAGGGTCGCCTCCTCGTCCCCGGTGATGACTTCCGCGTCCACTCCGAGCGTTTCACGGACCATGCCGAAGAAGTCCTCGCGATTGGCCGCGTCCCTGGTGGCCGAGGTGGCCACCATCCGCACCCGCTCGACGCCCTTGCGGCGGAGGATGGCGGTGTAGTCGGCCAGCGCGATCCTGGTGCGCTCCAGGGCTTCCGGCGCGAGCACGCCGGTGGCGTCCACGCCCTGCCCGAGCCGCACGATGCGCATCTCCCGGTGCACGTCCCGCAGCCAGCGGCTGCCGTCCTCGCGCTCGGAGACATCGGCGACGAGCAGCCGGATCGAGTTCGTCCCGCAGTCGATCGCGCCTACCCGTGGCATCGCCCACCCCACCCTCGAAAACGTCCGCGGCAACCCTACTGCGGGGCCTGCACCGTGCCCGTCTTGGCCACCGGCGGTGGGGTGCTGCTGGTGGAGCTGGGCGTGGGGGTGACGCAGGCGGGCAGGCCGGAGCTGCTGGTCGGCGTCGGCGAGGTGCTGGACGGGGAGGTGCTCGACGGCGGCGGGGTGGTGCAGGTCGGCGTCGGCGAGGTGCTCGAGGAGGGGCTGGTGCTGCTCGAGGGGGGCGTGCTGCTGGAGGGCGGCGTCGGTGAGACCGAGGAGGACGGGCTGGGACTCGGGCTGGGGCTGGGACTCGAGCTGGAGCTGGAGCTGGTCGGGTTGCCGGGGCCCGGCGGCGGCGGGTTCTGCGGCGGCGGGGTGACCCCGCCCTGCGGCGGCGGCTGGGTCAGGTTCGGATCGGTCGGCACCAGCGGGTCGTCCGGCAGGATCGTGACGCCCTTGGCGTAGCGCTCCATCCAGGTCAGCACGTTCTTCACGTAGACGTTGGAGTGGTTGTAGCGGAACACCGCGGCGGCCAGCTGGGTCGGGTTGCTCAGGTCGAGACCGCCCGAGCACAGGTAGTTCCCGGCGCCGAGGGCCGCGTCGTAGATGTTGTTCGGGTCGGACCTGCCGTCGGCGTTGCCGTCGGCGGCGTAGCCCCGCCAGGTGCTCGGGATGAACTGCATCGGGCCGACCGCCCGGTCCCACGCGGTGTCGCCGTCCAGCGCGCCGTTGTCGGTGTCCCTGATCGCGGCGAAGCCGGGGCCGCCGGAGAGCTGCGGGCCCAGGATGCGCGGGCTGGCGTTGCCGTTGATGTCGACCTTGCCGCCGCGGGCGTGGTTGGACTCGATCTTGCCGATACCGGCCAGCAGCGACCAGTGCAGCCGGCAGCCGGGGGTGGTGCCGGCCAGGATCTCGGCGGCCCTGCGGTAGGCCTTGAGCACCTCGCCAGGGATGCCCTCCACGGCCGAACCGGGGTCGAACGGGTCCGGCGGGGGCTGCTGGCTGGGGTCGCGCAGCGCGGCGACCAGTTCCGGGCTGACCGAGTCCGCGCTGGGCAGCGCGCCGTTCACGCCGACGCCGCTGTTGTCCTGCAACAGGGCCAGGATGTTGCCGGGGCGCGGGGTATCCAGGCTGGTGATGTCGGCCGCCGGGAGGATGCCGAGCGCGCCGCCGCCCGCGGCCAGCAGGCCGGGGGCGACCAGGGCCGCGCTGACGGTGGCCGCGGCGATCAGTCTCCGACCCTTGCGCCGTTTTCGTGTCGTCGCCGCCACGAAGCCAGGCCCGTTCGGAGCACCCACCTGCAACCTCTCCTCACCACATCCCGCGGCCGGTCGACGGCCGTGCCTCCCCCAGGCCCGTACCGCACCGGGCCGCCGCAAGCCTGCCTGATCAGCGAAGCCGTGTCACCGGTTCTCACCGTACTGAGCACAACGAGCGGGTACCAGGAATGTCACGTAACACGGCCGGAACCTGTCCAACTGAATTGAACCGGGTCATCACGCGCGCTTATCGGCGGCGCAACGAGACGAGATCCGCCGGCGAGAGCGTGACCGTGAACGGCTCGCTCAGCGTGACCGACTCGGTGCCGCGGGCGAATGCGACCTCCACATAGCGGTCATCACGCAAATGCCAGCAGCGCAACGCCGGTTCGTCCGGATCGACCACCCAATAGTTCGGGCATCCGGCCGCCTGCATACGCGCCCGCTTGAGTTCCAGGTCGAATCGCCGGGTGCTCGGCGAGAAAACCTCGACCGCGAGCACCGGCGGGCCGAAGAGCCCGCGATCGGTCCAGTCCACCGTCCGCGCGATCACGATGTCCGGGATCAGCACGGTGTCCTCGGCCAGCACCACGTCCACCGGGGCGGGCAGGATCTCCAGCTCCTCCGGGCAGTGCGGTTCCAGCGCCATGATCAGTCGCAGGATGGCGCGCTGGTGGAGTGGGCGGGGTGAGGGGCTCACGGTGAGCACCCCGTCCACGATCTCGTAGCGATGACCGTCATGAGGCATCGCCTCCAGGTCCAGCCGCGTCAGTGGCCTGCCGTAGGGAAGCGCGGGGACACTACCCATGGTGGCTGCCCTCCCGCTTGCATTCCACCCTCGTTGCGAGGCGGTGACCTGGCCGAACCCCGGTGCTGAGCACGAGATACGCGAGTGTAGCGACTCGACCGGTGCAGCCGAAGACCGCGAGTTCCCCAGAGAGCCCAGCGTGGGCTACACGCAGCTACCGGAGCGCCACCAGTCCGTCAGCCGGTCGGCCGATTCGTCACCAAAAGGGTTCACTCCCCGCCCACAGGCAAGTGCATGTGCAACTTGTACGTGCAAGCACTTGACCCGGTCCGGCATTCCGCCCGCGGTGACCCCGGTGCCCAGCGACTCGATCCCGTCGCGCTCGGCGAGATAGCTCTCGTGCGCCTTCCGGTACTGGTCAGCAAGGCCCTCGTCGGTCTCCAGCCGGTCGGTCATCTCCTTCATCAGACCGGAGGCCTCCTGCGTCCCCAACATCGAGTTCACCCGGGGGCAGGTCGAGTAGTACATGGTGGGGAACGGGGTGCCGTCGTCCAACCGGGGGTTCGTCTGGAGCACCGCGGGGTTGCCACACGGACAGCGGTACGCCACCGCCCGTACACCGCGTGGTGACCGGCCCAGCTGCGCGGTCACCGCCGCGCGATCGGCCTCGGTCAGCTCCTCCCGCACCGGCGGGACGTCCAGTCCCAGGCACGGTTTCTCCTTGCTCACGAACCACTCCCGGTGATCGAGTCCCATAGCCGGTCGTACCAAGGCTTGTCGTTCTTGCGCTGTTCGGACTCCGCGGGCGCGGCCGGGGTGCTCGGCTGCGGCAGCTGCACCACGTACGGCGTCTCACCCGGCCGGACGTACCGCAGCCTGCGCCGGGCCTCGGCCTCGATCTGGGTCGGGTCCGAGAGCTGGGTCTTGCGCTCCTCGAGCTGCTTGGCCACCTCGTTGAGCTGCTTGACCTTCTCCGTCTCGGCCTGCATCTCCGACTTCTGGCTCCAGTAGTTGCGCAGTGGCACCGCGATGGACAGCGTCAGCGCGCAGGCGATGATCGCCAGCAGCGCGGCCCGCCGGGTGGAGGAGAGCTTGAACGCCCCGCCCGGTCCCGCGGTCGGCCTGCGCGAGCGGGTGCCCGGCGTGCCGCGGCGGGTGGTCTCACTGCGGTCCCGCGCGGACCGGTCCCGGGCGGAGCGGACCTCCTCGGTGCTCGAGGAGGCCGCTGCCGCGCCGGTCCGGTCCGGTCGTTGCCACTTGCGGCGCGCGCGCTCCGGCCGGCGCGCCGAGGAGGCGGAGGAGTTCTCCGTCCGCCTGCGCCGCCGCTCCCTGTCGTGCTCGCGCCCCGCCATCGGGCTCAGCCCTGGGTGTCCGGGGTGAACCGCGGGAACGCCAGCTCGCCCGCGTAGCGGGCCGCGTCGCCGAGGGTCTCCTCGATCCGCAGCAGCTGGTTGTACTTGGCCACCCGCTCGCTCCGGGCGGGCGCGCCGGTCTTGATCTGACCGCAGTTGAGCGCCACCGCGAGGTCGGCGATGGTGGTGTCCTCGGTCTCGCCGGAACGGTGGCTCATCATGCTGCGGTAGCCGCAGGACTGGGCCAGGCTGATCGTGTCCAGCGTCTCGGACAGGGTGCCGATCTGGTTGACCTTCACCAGCACCGCGTTGGCCGCACGGCGGGC contains:
- a CDS encoding ABC transporter ATP-binding protein encodes the protein MSQNESTVDPTAGSTADGEPLLVVEDLHVEFRTRDGVAKVLNGVSYQLDAGETLAVLGESGSGKSVTAQTIMGILDIPPGHISQGSIRFHGEDLLTASDERRREVRGSGIAMIFQDALSALNPVFTVGFQIEEQLRVRNGMSKKDARKRAIELLDLVKIPNPQGRVKQYPHEFSGGMRQRAMIAMSLALDPEVLIADEPTTALDVTVQAQIMDLLHEIQRERNMGMILITHDLGVVAEVADRIAVMYAGRIVEKADANSLYKQPGHPYTLALLDSLPRLDQKGTALNTIKGLPPNLMRVPPGCPFHPRCPRAQDICSQSVPVQVPLGLGRVSACHFAEEVVSGG
- a CDS encoding ABC transporter permease, whose protein sequence is MTDPSAAAAGSTIEAHQMVSDAEHASTTQDKPRSLWSDAWGDLRRRPLFIMSATVILFLIIVAAFPWLFTSVDPDAGDLQRSRLAPSAQAWFGYDTQGKDIFARVVYGTRWSILVGVMSTLVTVLIGGIMGLLSGFFGGWVDAILSRVADVFFGLPFVLGAIVILSAFLSGGGSPGAFTIVSLVVLSIALLSWPVAMRIMRSAAITVKQQDFVKAARALGASNSRIIVKHLLPNCLAPVLVYGTIALGAFIGAEATLSFLGLGLRAPAVSWGVMIADARDYIRIAPHLLYFPAGFLVITVLAFVMLGDAVREALDPKLR
- a CDS encoding ABC transporter permease; this encodes MGRYVIRRLLQLIPVFLGTTFLIYVLVWTLPGDPFASMCGERRCPDAFVAVMTEKFNLNDNIFIQYIKYLGGLLQGDFGETFNGTSVGELISLRYPVSVKLALVAVLIEAVIGVIAGVLTGLRGRGFLDNLVLVSTLFLISLPTFVTGFVLQQVLGFQLEIIPTVVSEDPTFAELLVPGFVLGSLSMAYVTRLTRTSIAENKRADYVRTAVAKGLPQSRVVGVHLLRNSVIPVITFLGTDLGSLMGGAIVTEGIFGIRGIGGLVYESILQKEGITVTGVVVLLVIVFLIVNLFVDLLYAVLDPRIRYD
- a CDS encoding peptide ABC transporter substrate-binding protein gives rise to the protein MRKGRALSLIALPIAASLVLTACGGGGGSQSGGNENTEVSIFGTEPENPLVPGNTTETGGGKVVQAIFTGLVKYSNSFEVKNAMAESIELTKPDQYTIKLKQGWKFHDGTDVKAKNFVDAWNYTAYSPNGQQSASFFEQIKGFRDVNTVDPDGANGPQKAPEPKAKEMSGLKAVDDYTITVDFTEPHVIFKVKLGYSAYMPLPDAFFKDAKAFEAKPIGNGPFKFVSRTPKQDIKLERYEEYKGDDKPKIKKVKVAIYTGTEAAYAAVKGNQLDFLDTIPPSGLAGNLWKTDLKGRSQSFQGLSVQILNFPVYDKKYQNADFRKAISMAINRKEITEKIFEGSRKPTDGYAVDGVTGWSPGGCGELCQHNPTEAKRLFDKSGFTGKLEITSNADGGHKEWIEAACGQIKAALSLECTFAPVATFGEIRKKINAHEMTQVYRGGWLADYPSVENFLNPLYRTGGSSNDGGYSSPAVDAKLAEADRAGTEAESYKLYHEAEKLIANDMPAIPLWSTPSQAGWSNRLKNATMSAYRELDLSTVEVA
- a CDS encoding Ppx/GppA phosphatase family protein translates to MPRVGAIDCGTNSIRLLVADVSEREDGSRWLRDVHREMRIVRLGQGVDATGVLAPEALERTRIALADYTAILRRKGVERVRMVATSATRDAANREDFFGMVRETLGVDAEVITGDEEATLSFTGAVGDLEPEEGPFVVVDLGGGSTEVVLGDWDGVRATVTAARSVDIGCVRLTERCLPDDPPTPAQRAEAERVIAEGLAEAFAAVDVSKARTWIGLAGTMTTISGIAKGLPSYDSEAIHLSRLQMGELHETIELLLTLSRADRAALPVMHPGRVDVIGGGALVVAKIAEELRERAGITELVVSEHDILDGIALSTV
- a CDS encoding lytic transglycosylase domain-containing protein; protein product: MGAPNGPGFVAATTRKRRKGRRLIAAATVSAALVAPGLLAAGGGALGILPAADITSLDTPRPGNILALLQDNSGVGVNGALPSADSVSPELVAALRDPSQQPPPDPFDPGSAVEGIPGEVLKAYRRAAEILAGTTPGCRLHWSLLAGIGKIESNHARGGKVDINGNASPRILGPQLSGGPGFAAIRDTDNGALDGDTAWDRAVGPMQFIPSTWRGYAADGNADGRSDPNNIYDAALGAGNYLCSGGLDLSNPTQLAAAVFRYNHSNVYVKNVLTWMERYAKGVTILPDDPLVPTDPNLTQPPPQGGVTPPPQNPPPPGPGNPTSSSSSSSPSPSPSPSPSSSVSPTPPSSSTPPSSSTSPSSSTSPTPTCTTPPPSSTSPSSTSPTPTSSSGLPACVTPTPSSTSSTPPPVAKTGTVQAPQ
- a CDS encoding Uma2 family endonuclease codes for the protein MGSVPALPYGRPLTRLDLEAMPHDGHRYEIVDGVLTVSPSPRPLHQRAILRLIMALEPHCPEELEILPAPVDVVLAEDTVLIPDIVIARTVDWTDRGLFGPPVLAVEVFSPSTRRFDLELKRARMQAAGCPNYWVVDPDEPALRCWHLRDDRYVEVAFARGTESVTLSEPFTVTLSPADLVSLRRR
- a CDS encoding DUF501 domain-containing protein is translated as MSKEKPCLGLDVPPVREELTEADRAAVTAQLGRSPRGVRAVAYRCPCGNPAVLQTNPRLDDGTPFPTMYYSTCPRVNSMLGTQEASGLMKEMTDRLETDEGLADQYRKAHESYLAERDGIESLGTGVTAGGMPDRVKCLHVQVAHALACGRGVNPFGDESADRLTDWWRSGSCV
- a CDS encoding FtsB family cell division protein codes for the protein MAGREHDRERRRRRTENSSASSARRPERARRKWQRPDRTGAAAASSSTEEVRSARDRSARDRSETTRRGTPGTRSRRPTAGPGGAFKLSSTRRAALLAIIACALTLSIAVPLRNYWSQKSEMQAETEKVKQLNEVAKQLEERKTQLSDPTQIEAEARRRLRYVRPGETPYVVQLPQPSTPAAPAESEQRKNDKPWYDRLWDSITGSGS